A single Marinitoga aeolica DNA region contains:
- a CDS encoding radical SAM/SPASM domain-containing protein translates to MDKIKNKSQKYKHSKFNVEIKKDDNWIIFNTYTHGMLELNEEYYENYKNFFIENSEIEEKFIEYGMWINKELDEMDRLHYIHNKNKFDNKIYSLTIKTTNDCNFLCSYCYQSHNKKMMEDNTINSIKKWIDKTVLENNIDILNIHWFGGEPLLNLNAIIEIENYIQDNYKDINFFSNLTTNGFLLTKNNILKLKNTKIKTIQITLDGDKKQHNKSRILRNKEGTYDQIIKNILLLLDIWPEVDIILRLNINKNNENIENYLYELKKYKILSKENVMLHFNEAKKFDINYTNEDIFYKDIKEYSKVLLKIYKTLLKYGKKVPFYDIKGYNCGFDRINTFLVETNGTLYHCTSSENDKTFEMGYIDNNGDLNLNEKNYYKKILRNPFSGECLNCKVLPWCMGGCFLLETKKLKKCIPEKYILNDLIKLYYEEAINNEKNSRF, encoded by the coding sequence ATGGATAAGATAAAAAATAAATCTCAAAAATATAAACATTCAAAATTTAATGTTGAAATAAAAAAAGATGATAATTGGATTATTTTTAATACATACACCCATGGAATGCTTGAATTAAATGAGGAATATTATGAGAATTACAAAAATTTTTTTATTGAAAATTCAGAAATAGAGGAAAAATTTATAGAATATGGTATGTGGATAAACAAAGAATTAGATGAAATGGATAGATTGCATTATATACATAATAAAAATAAATTTGATAATAAAATATATTCTCTAACAATTAAAACTACAAATGATTGTAATTTTTTATGTAGTTATTGTTATCAAAGTCATAATAAAAAAATGATGGAAGATAACACAATAAACTCTATAAAGAAATGGATAGATAAAACAGTATTAGAAAATAATATAGATATTCTCAATATCCATTGGTTTGGTGGAGAACCATTATTAAATCTTAATGCAATAATTGAAATAGAAAATTATATCCAAGACAACTATAAAGATATAAATTTTTTTAGTAATTTAACAACAAATGGTTTTTTACTAACTAAAAACAATATATTAAAACTAAAAAATACCAAAATAAAAACAATCCAGATCACTTTAGATGGGGATAAAAAGCAACATAATAAGAGCAGAATATTAAGAAATAAAGAAGGTACATATGACCAAATTATAAAAAATATTTTATTACTTCTTGATATATGGCCTGAAGTAGATATAATTTTAAGATTAAATATAAATAAAAATAATGAAAATATAGAAAATTATCTTTATGAGTTAAAAAAATATAAAATTTTATCTAAAGAAAATGTAATGCTACATTTTAATGAAGCAAAAAAATTTGATATAAATTATACCAATGAAGATATTTTTTATAAGGATATTAAAGAGTATTCCAAAGTGTTATTAAAAATATATAAAACTTTATTAAAATATGGAAAAAAAGTTCCATTTTATGATATAAAAGGTTATAATTGTGGTTTTGATAGAATAAATACCTTTCTAGTTGAAACAAACGGTACACTATATCATTGTACGTCTAGTGAAAATGACAAGACTTTTGAAATGGGATATATTGATAATAATGGAGATTTGAATTTGAATGAAAAGAATTATTATAAAAAAATATTAAGAAATCCATTTTCAGGAGAATGTTTAAATTGTAAAGTGTTACCATGGTGTATGGGTGGATGTTTTTTACTAGAAACGAAAAAACTTAAAAAATGTATACCAGAAAAATATATTTTGAATGACTTGATAAAGTTGTATTATGAGGAGGCAATAAATAATGAGAAAAATTCTAGATTTTAA
- a CDS encoding DUF2202 domain-containing protein has product MKKSLLVGIVALILVVVSFAGGFFNNPSAAVSTLPVETLSASETEGLLLMREEEKLARDVYLTLYDTWGIQTFYNIAQAEQTHMNAVKSILDKYDLQDPITDYTVGVFNNEELQKLYYDLVAEGQKSVIDALKVGATIEDLDIYDLNKLLKETDNQDIKLVYENLISGSESHMRAFAGQLDRYNVTYSAQYITNEELQEILNGNNGSSSNNSSSKGYGNKGRRR; this is encoded by the coding sequence ATGAAAAAAAGTTTATTAGTAGGAATAGTGGCATTGATTTTAGTAGTAGTATCATTTGCAGGTGGTTTTTTTAATAATCCAAGCGCAGCAGTATCTACTTTACCAGTTGAAACATTATCAGCAAGTGAGACTGAAGGATTATTATTAATGAGAGAGGAAGAAAAATTAGCAAGGGATGTTTATTTAACATTGTATGATACATGGGGTATTCAAACATTTTACAATATAGCGCAAGCAGAACAAACACATATGAATGCAGTAAAAAGTATTTTGGATAAATATGATTTACAAGACCCAATAACAGATTATACAGTTGGAGTTTTTAATAATGAAGAATTACAAAAATTATATTATGATTTAGTAGCAGAAGGTCAAAAATCAGTTATAGATGCTTTAAAGGTAGGAGCAACAATAGAAGATTTGGATATATATGATTTAAATAAATTATTAAAAGAAACAGACAATCAAGATATAAAATTAGTATATGAAAATTTAATATCCGGATCAGAAAGTCACATGAGAGCATTTGCGGGTCAATTAGATAGATATAATGTAACATATTCAGCCCAATACATAACCAATGAAGAATTACAAGAAATTTTAAATGGAAACAATGGCTCATCTTCTAATAATTCTAGTTCAAAAGGCTATGGAAATAAAGGTAGAAGAAGATAA
- a CDS encoding STIV orfB116 family protein, translating to MAKYISDKVDLDLILVKPVEDLRVERISLEELKHGIKEGFESHIGCEEKAKEISELLGTEVKVNENPYKLNKEDTLYVISGENYYRLKYIY from the coding sequence ATGGCTAAATACATTTCAGATAAGGTTGATTTAGATTTGATATTAGTAAAACCAGTTGAAGATTTAAGAGTTGAAAGAATTTCTTTGGAAGAATTAAAACATGGAATTAAAGAAGGTTTTGAAAGTCATATAGGATGTGAAGAAAAAGCAAAAGAAATAAGCGAATTATTAGGCACAGAAGTTAAAGTTAATGAAAACCCATATAAATTAAATAAAGAAGATACATTATATGTAATCTCTGGAGAAAATTATTATAGATTAAAATATATATATTAA
- a CDS encoding pseudouridine-5'-phosphate glycosidase has translation MLNEYLVISEEVKEALESKKPVVALESTIISHGMPYPQNVETALNVEQIVRENGAVPATIAIINGKLKAGLNKEEIEYLGKKGREVIKVSRRDIPYVVSKKLDGATTVAGTMIIAALAGIKVFATGGIGGVHRNAQETFDISADLQELANTNVAVVCAGAKSILDLGLTLEYLETFGVPVIGYQTVELPAFYTRKSGFNVNFRLDSPEEIANFLKVKWDLNLKGGAVIANPIPEEYQMDYEVITKAIEEALKEAEKLGIKGKETTPFLLAKIKEITGGESLASNIQLVYNNAKLAAQIAKYL, from the coding sequence ATGTTAAATGAATATTTAGTTATTTCTGAAGAAGTAAAAGAAGCATTAGAATCAAAAAAGCCAGTTGTTGCTTTAGAGTCAACCATCATTTCACATGGAATGCCTTATCCTCAAAATGTTGAAACTGCATTAAATGTAGAACAAATTGTTAGAGAAAATGGTGCAGTTCCTGCAACTATTGCTATTATAAACGGAAAATTAAAAGCAGGTTTAAATAAGGAAGAAATAGAATATTTAGGAAAAAAAGGAAGAGAAGTTATAAAGGTTAGTAGAAGAGATATTCCATATGTTGTTTCAAAAAAACTAGATGGTGCAACAACTGTTGCTGGTACAATGATCATAGCAGCATTAGCTGGAATAAAAGTTTTTGCTACAGGAGGTATAGGTGGAGTTCATAGAAATGCACAGGAAACTTTTGATATTTCAGCAGATCTTCAAGAATTAGCAAATACAAACGTAGCTGTAGTTTGTGCTGGAGCAAAATCTATATTAGATCTTGGATTAACTTTAGAATATTTAGAAACTTTTGGTGTTCCTGTTATCGGATATCAAACAGTTGAACTGCCGGCATTTTATACAAGAAAAAGCGGATTTAATGTAAACTTCAGATTAGATTCACCAGAAGAAATTGCAAATTTTTTAAAAGTAAAATGGGATCTTAATTTAAAAGGTGGAGCTGTTATAGCTAATCCAATACCTGAAGAATATCAAATGGATTATGAAGTCATAACCAAGGCAATTGAAGAAGCATTAAAAGAAGCTGAAAAGTTAGGAATAAAAGGAAAAGAAACAACACCTTTCTTATTAGCTAAAATTAAAGAAATTACTGGTGGTGAAAGTTTAGCTTCAAATATACAGCTGGTATATAATAATGCAAAATTAGCTGCACAAATAGCAAAGTATCTATAA
- a CDS encoding PfkB family carbohydrate kinase, with protein sequence MTDREKEILKLIKDNPFISQEEIASILNIARSSVAIHITNLIKKGYILGRGYIVNKNNYVLVIGGSNIDITGFPKNDLISKDSNPGVVNMSLGGVGRNIAENLAKLDLNVKFITAIGNDIYGEKIIKHSKEIGIDIGNSLISSKNQTSIYLAILNNDRDMEVAISHMDICDELTIDFFKSRKGIILNSEVLILDTNLPKESIEYLLETYKNPIFLDTVSTTKTEKVKDIIGRFHTIKPNKLEAEILTNIKINDENDAQKACEVLIDKGVKQVFLTMGENGIICANEKEIIKIESPKIKVTNATGAGDAFTAALVYSYLNDYDLKYSGSFAIGASIIALQSKNTISEDLNVENIKKIIKEMEIC encoded by the coding sequence ATGACGGATAGAGAAAAAGAAATTTTAAAGCTTATAAAAGATAATCCTTTTATTTCTCAAGAAGAAATAGCATCCATTTTAAATATTGCAAGATCTTCTGTAGCAATACATATAACTAATTTAATTAAAAAAGGGTATATACTTGGAAGAGGTTATATTGTAAATAAAAATAATTATGTTCTTGTAATAGGTGGATCAAATATCGATATAACTGGCTTTCCAAAGAATGATCTTATATCAAAAGATTCTAATCCAGGTGTTGTAAATATGTCATTAGGCGGGGTTGGAAGAAATATTGCAGAAAATTTGGCGAAATTAGATTTAAATGTAAAATTTATTACAGCTATTGGTAACGATATATATGGAGAAAAAATTATAAAACATTCTAAAGAAATTGGTATCGATATAGGAAATTCTCTAATATCTTCAAAAAATCAAACATCTATATATTTAGCCATATTAAATAATGACAGAGATATGGAAGTTGCTATATCCCATATGGATATTTGCGATGAACTAACAATTGATTTTTTTAAATCAAGAAAGGGTATAATACTAAATAGTGAAGTTCTGATATTGGATACAAATTTACCTAAAGAAAGTATTGAATACTTATTAGAAACATATAAAAATCCTATTTTCTTAGATACAGTTTCAACTACTAAAACAGAAAAAGTAAAAGATATTATAGGAAGATTTCATACAATAAAACCTAATAAGTTAGAAGCCGAAATTTTAACAAATATAAAAATTAATGATGAAAATGATGCTCAAAAAGCATGTGAAGTATTAATCGATAAAGGTGTAAAACAGGTGTTTTTAACTATGGGAGAAAATGGGATAATTTGTGCAAATGAAAAAGAAATAATAAAGATAGAGTCTCCGAAAATTAAAGTAACTAATGCAACTGGTGCAGGAGATGCTTTTACCGCAGCATTAGTTTATTCTTATTTGAATGATTATGATTTAAAATATTCTGGTTCTTTTGCAATAGGTGCTTCTATAATAGCTTTGCAATCTAAAAATACAATATCTGAAGATTTAAATGTTGAAAATATAAAAAAAATAATAAAGGAGATGGAAATATGTTAA
- a CDS encoding SHOCT domain-containing protein, producing the protein MRGYYPGYHTFGSFFGIGYGWIGMIVIGVIIFIVLYLLFKGSSRRNKDYYFSEMQEKKDKALEILNEKFVKGEIDEEEYLRKKKLIKD; encoded by the coding sequence ATGAGAGGTTATTATCCAGGTTATCATACATTTGGCAGTTTTTTCGGAATTGGTTATGGTTGGATAGGAATGATTGTTATAGGTGTAATAATATTTATAGTTTTGTATTTATTATTTAAAGGTAGTTCTAGAAGAAATAAAGATTATTATTTTTCAGAAATGCAAGAAAAAAAAGACAAAGCATTAGAAATATTAAATGAAAAATTTGTAAAAGGCGAAATTGATGAAGAAGAATATTTAAGAAAAAAGAAATTAATAAAAGATTAG
- a CDS encoding radical SAM protein, translated as MGNVFGPVPSRRLGNSLGINLTPLKTCNYSCIYCQLGKTTNFTNERKEYIPTKSIIEELNYAIKTSNIPIDYITFVGDGEPTLHSGIGDIIKWIRDTYQNKYKIAVVTNGSLFYLEEVREELMDVDLILPSIDAPDEKKYKLINRPIMNVEYNEIINGLKIFAKNFKGKIWVEIMLIKDVNDSKEDIEKIAEIIKSINPIPEKVFINVPVRPPVEKWVKIPDQESLAYALKIIPNSSSIAFREEGEFDISRYKNSIEAILDITEKHPLRLEQAMKIISEFNEDKEKVLDKLKEKLNIVSYDNEKYLEIIK; from the coding sequence ATGGGTAATGTATTTGGGCCAGTACCTTCAAGAAGATTGGGAAATTCATTAGGAATAAATTTAACACCATTAAAAACATGTAATTATTCTTGTATCTATTGTCAATTAGGTAAAACAACTAATTTTACAAATGAAAGGAAAGAATATATACCAACAAAAAGTATTATTGAAGAATTGAATTATGCAATTAAAACTAGTAATATACCTATAGATTATATAACTTTTGTAGGTGATGGAGAGCCAACTTTACATTCAGGAATAGGAGATATTATAAAATGGATTAGAGATACTTACCAAAACAAGTATAAAATTGCAGTTGTTACTAATGGCTCTTTATTTTATCTTGAAGAAGTCCGAGAGGAATTAATGGATGTTGATTTGATTCTACCAAGTATTGATGCACCAGATGAGAAAAAATATAAGTTGATAAATAGACCTATTATGAATGTAGAATATAATGAAATAATAAATGGTTTGAAAATATTCGCAAAAAATTTTAAAGGAAAAATATGGGTTGAAATAATGTTAATAAAAGATGTTAATGATTCAAAAGAAGATATTGAAAAAATTGCTGAAATTATAAAATCAATAAATCCAATTCCTGAAAAAGTGTTTATTAATGTACCAGTAAGGCCACCTGTTGAAAAATGGGTAAAAATTCCTGATCAAGAATCTTTAGCTTATGCATTAAAAATAATCCCAAATTCTTCATCAATAGCTTTTAGAGAGGAAGGAGAATTTGATATTAGTAGATATAAAAATTCAATAGAAGCAATTTTGGATATTACAGAAAAACATCCCTTACGTCTTGAACAAGCAATGAAAATAATATCTGAATTTAATGAGGATAAAGAGAAAGTATTGGATAAATTAAAAGAAAAGCTTAATATTGTATCATATGATAATGAAAAATATCTAGAAATTATAAAATAA
- a CDS encoding DMT family transporter, translating into MKKSIIYILLASILMGSTFPIQKIGLLNVDPLTYIFLRFLIATFLSFLIFKKNDIFHSFILGLVLSVGYISQIIGIKYTTASKSGFIVSQYIIFIPIFSYIIEKEKITKYQSVGFLFSIIGSYLLSGGISGFNFGDLLMFICAISFALHIVLITKFSKIVDEKHLLSFQFLTVTVISFIALLIFKKSIYVTPVSFLTIFYTAIVGSIIVIYLQLKYQKNIGSNLTAILFLSQPIFSALLSFILLKESFTFKQIIGSSILLFGIIISNFSNKKN; encoded by the coding sequence ATGAAAAAATCCATTATTTATATTTTACTGGCTTCTATACTCATGGGAAGCACATTTCCCATACAAAAAATTGGTTTATTAAATGTTGATCCTTTAACTTATATTTTTCTAAGATTTTTAATTGCCACATTTTTATCTTTTCTTATTTTTAAAAAGAATGATATCTTTCATTCTTTTATTTTAGGATTAGTTCTTTCTGTGGGATATATTTCTCAAATTATTGGGATCAAATATACAACTGCATCGAAATCTGGTTTTATTGTTTCGCAATACATCATTTTTATCCCTATATTTTCCTACATTATAGAAAAGGAAAAAATAACTAAATATCAATCTGTAGGATTTCTTTTTTCCATAATAGGTTCTTATTTATTATCTGGTGGAATAAGCGGTTTCAATTTTGGTGATTTATTAATGTTTATTTGTGCAATAAGTTTTGCTTTACATATTGTTTTGATTACTAAGTTTAGTAAAATAGTTGATGAAAAACATTTATTGAGTTTTCAATTTTTGACTGTAACTGTTATTAGTTTTATAGCTCTTCTTATTTTCAAAAAAAGCATCTATGTAACTCCTGTATCATTTCTTACAATTTTTTATACAGCAATCGTTGGAAGTATTATAGTAATCTATTTGCAGCTAAAATATCAAAAAAATATAGGAAGCAATCTAACTGCAATATTATTTTTATCACAACCTATTTTTTCTGCACTTCTATCTTTTATCTTATTAAAAGAATCATTTACATTTAAACAAATAATTGGTTCTTCTATTTTGTTATTTGGAATTATAATATCTAATTTTTCAAATAAAAAAAACTAA
- the hflX gene encoding GTPase HflX, with the protein MNTNEFLNGIIVAVNIGEKDFDKQIEELKLLCENIGIKILTEIYQNRNHIDKKFYLGKGKFQEMLEIVKAYNADVIVFNDSLFNSQRKNIQEQLGEEIKIVDRNEVILEIFKRNARTAESKLQVELATLTYELPKLIGLGKELSRIGGGARGTGTGTRGSGETLLEYRRRNIKDRINYLKKQLKSLEQVREVKNKKRNESYIPQISILGYTSAGKSTLLKALSEDEKILVSQKLFSTLSTLSRKIHFPSGLSAIFSDTVGFIRKLPVELVESFKSTLDEINYADVIIELIDISEENFEDKMRVVDNIINDILKEEIPRIVVFNKIDKLSFEKIQHIKTLYPNALLVSAKSKESVHEFLLKLEDKLLEFNVIKSTKVFIEFNNMWKIEKLKNDIGIRKQKQLENGYEIEILAKENYLNKILKKQLNN; encoded by the coding sequence ATTAATACGAACGAATTTTTAAATGGAATAATAGTAGCTGTTAATATAGGTGAAAAAGACTTTGATAAGCAAATCGAAGAATTAAAATTATTATGTGAAAATATAGGTATTAAAATATTGACTGAGATATATCAAAATAGGAATCATATAGACAAAAAGTTTTATTTGGGTAAAGGTAAATTCCAAGAAATGTTAGAGATCGTTAAAGCATATAACGCAGATGTAATTGTTTTTAATGATTCTCTTTTTAACTCTCAAAGAAAAAATATTCAAGAACAATTAGGAGAAGAAATTAAGATTGTAGATAGAAATGAGGTAATACTTGAAATTTTTAAAAGAAATGCTCGAACTGCAGAATCAAAATTGCAAGTAGAATTAGCTACATTGACATATGAATTACCAAAATTAATAGGTTTAGGTAAAGAACTTTCAAGAATAGGTGGAGGTGCAAGAGGTACAGGAACTGGAACCAGAGGTTCTGGTGAAACATTATTAGAATATAGAAGACGTAATATAAAAGATAGAATTAATTATTTAAAAAAGCAATTAAAATCTTTAGAACAAGTTAGAGAAGTTAAAAATAAAAAAAGAAATGAATCATATATCCCACAAATTTCAATATTAGGTTATACAAGTGCAGGTAAATCTACGTTATTAAAAGCATTATCTGAAGATGAGAAAATTTTGGTTTCACAAAAATTATTTTCTACACTTTCTACACTCTCAAGAAAAATTCATTTCCCTTCAGGATTGTCAGCAATATTTTCTGATACAGTTGGATTTATTAGAAAATTACCTGTAGAATTAGTAGAATCATTTAAATCCACATTAGATGAAATTAATTATGCAGATGTAATAATAGAATTAATAGATATTAGTGAAGAAAATTTTGAAGATAAGATGCGAGTTGTAGATAACATAATAAATGATATATTAAAAGAAGAGATTCCCAGAATTGTCGTTTTTAATAAAATTGACAAACTCTCCTTTGAGAAAATACAACATATAAAAACATTATATCCAAATGCTTTGTTGGTAAGTGCAAAATCTAAAGAAAGTGTTCATGAGTTTCTTTTAAAACTAGAAGATAAGTTATTAGAGTTTAATGTTATAAAGTCAACTAAAGTCTTTATTGAATTCAATAATATGTGGAAGATTGAAAAACTAAAGAATGATATAGGTATTAGAAAACAAAAACAATTGGAAAATGGATATGAAATTGAAATATTAGCTAAAGAAAATTATTTAAATAAAATTCTGAAAAAACAGTTAAACAATTAA
- a CDS encoding DUF4382 domain-containing protein, which produces MSKKRIFFISFLLLILSFSLVGCFSEKVPSATKNVSLDVLLTDRPVSDIDELHVFIKDIYFTYELNGESFESTPVTINKDYDILSLAGTEVTLFSLDIPEGSELGTIHMDVEQEATVIITNNNYTATVAANGKLVIPNAGIDVNADGELVIDFDAASSLKQIGNTNNYKLIPVLKPSFRRKNSTDIFAIKGKVLDVSENPVSKAIITLSATITNEPTIIRVSLTNKDGEFYLGKHENGKYDINLYTNVILPEDGEINFDSLASDYSTTLYINSEDVNITINLNQ; this is translated from the coding sequence ATGAGTAAAAAAAGAATATTTTTTATATCATTTTTATTATTAATCTTATCTTTTAGTTTAGTAGGATGTTTCTCTGAGAAAGTCCCTTCTGCTACAAAAAATGTTTCTTTAGATGTATTATTAACGGATAGACCTGTTAGTGACATTGATGAACTTCATGTATTTATTAAAGATATATACTTTACTTATGAATTAAATGGAGAAAGTTTTGAGTCAACTCCAGTAACTATAAACAAGGATTATGATATTTTGAGTTTAGCAGGAACAGAAGTAACTTTGTTTTCACTGGATATTCCAGAAGGATCTGAATTAGGTACTATACATATGGATGTTGAACAGGAAGCTACAGTTATAATAACAAATAATAATTATACCGCAACTGTTGCAGCTAATGGGAAATTGGTTATTCCAAATGCTGGAATAGATGTTAATGCTGATGGTGAATTAGTAATTGATTTTGATGCAGCTAGTTCTTTAAAACAAATTGGTAATACAAACAATTACAAACTTATTCCTGTATTAAAACCATCATTCCGAAGGAAGAATTCTACTGATATATTTGCTATAAAAGGAAAAGTTTTAGATGTTTCTGAAAATCCTGTTAGCAAAGCCATAATTACTTTGTCCGCTACAATAACAAATGAGCCGACCATTATAAGAGTAAGTTTAACAAATAAAGATGGAGAATTTTATTTAGGAAAACATGAAAACGGAAAATATGATATAAATCTTTATACAAACGTAATTTTACCAGAAGATGGAGAAATTAATTTTGATTCTTTGGCTTCAGATTATTCTACAACTTTATATATAAACAGTGAAGATGTGAATATAACCATAAATTTAAATCAATAA